The DNA segment GCGGTGCTTGTTGACCGCTGAGCGGGCACGACCCAGTTGGGAGAGCAACTGCTTGGCGACGTCGTCGGGCAGGCTCGGATCGGCGCGGCGCCACTTTCGGCCTTCGTGCAGGAAGAAGCGCTCGTCGTCGGGGGTCTGGGGTGTGCTGGGCATGGGGGCCTATCGAAGAAAGTGGTGGGTTACCAACCTACTAGCTGCTGGGAACCGGTGGGCCGATTACCAGCAGTGCGGCAAAAACCACGGCAACCGCAACTACCGTGACGGCGGCAGCGAGGAAAGGCTTGCGTAGCACCCACGCCTGCAACTGCTCGATCGGGCCGCGCGGGGTGTCGGCGCCCGGCGCGAGCCGCCAGCCGCCGTCGAGCTTCCCGCGGCGTTCCATCGTCTGGTCAAAGACCACCGAGGCAAGGGGAATGATGGCCGAGACCAGGCCCAGCAGCCCGGTCTTGAAGGACCAGCGCTGGTTCACCCAGACAAAGACCGTGACCACGACGAACACCAGGAAGACGAACCCGTGAATCCCACCGGCCGGGGAGATGAGCGCCTCGGTGGTCTCGGTGACGTACTTGAGGAACATGGCCAGGAGCAGGAACGCCCAGGTCAGGGCCTCGGCGACGGCGACGGTACGGAACAGGATGCGGGGGCTCATGCGGGTCTCTCCAGAATGGTCGGTCCTTCCAAATTACCGCAGCCGGTTCCGCCACCGGCATTTGGTGGGCGTTGGAAATGTCACACTGTCAGTGGCGGATGGTTAGCTGAAACCGTCCGGATACCGTGAACAGCTTCAAGGTTGCAGCCGCTGGGAGGCACAGTGTTTCTTCTCGACCCCACACTCCCCGGTGAGCCGCCGGACCTGATCTTTTCTGCCACCGATCTGGTGACCGCAGCCGAGTGTGAGTACCGGTTGCTCTACATCCTGGACGAGAAGCTGGGCCGCGCCACCCGCCCGGAGTTCGAGGTGGATGCCATGCTGGAGCGAACGGCAGTCCTCGGCGACGTCCATGAACACCGGGTGCTTGAGGCCCTGGTCGCCGAGCACGGCGATTGGAACCCCGAGAGCGGGACGGGCGTGTACGACGTCGTTCCCGCCACCGGCATGGACCGCACCCTGCTGGCGGACAAACACCGGGAATCGACCGCCGCACTCCGTTCCGGAGCCGACGTCGTCTTCCAGGCAGCGTTCTTCGACGGCCAGTTCCACGGCCGGTCCGACTTCCTGGTAAAAACCTCTGACGGCTCCTATGCGGTCTGGGATACCAAGCTGGCCCGCCACGCCAAGGTGAGCGCGCTGCTGCAACTGGCCGCGTACGGCGATCAGCTCGTGGCCGCGGGCATCCCGACGGCGTCCGAGGTCACCCTGGTGCTCGGGAACGGCGCTCATAGCATCCACAGCCTCGCCGACATCCTGCCCGTGTTCCGCGAGCGCCGGGACCGGTTCCTGAATCTGGTCGACCGCCACCGCAACCAGCACGAGCCGGTGCAGTGGGGAGGCACGGACCACAGCGCCTGTGGCCGCTGCCCCTACTGCCAGGTCCAGGTTGCCGACACCCGTGACCTGCTGCTGGTGGGAGGGATGAGCACCACCCGCCGGGCGAAGCTCCACGCCGACGGTATCCACACCATCGACGAACTTGCCGCCCTGGAAGTCCCGACCACAGACAGAAGCCTGCTCCGGCTCCGCGACCAGGCCCGCATGCAGACCGGCTCAGCCCAGCCCGACGGCAGCGTCCAGTACACCGGCAAGGACGGGCTCCCCGCCACGCTGAGTTACCGGGTGCTGTCCGACCACACGCTCGCTACCCTTCCGGCACCGAGCCAGGGCGACATTTTCTTCGACTTCGAGGGCGATCCCCTCTGGCAGGACGACGCCGGTCGGTGGGGGCTTGAGTATTTGTTCGGCGTGGTCGAGAACCCCGACCGTCCCGGCGACCCTCCCCCATTCCGGCCGCTCTGGGCCCATTCGCGCGGCGAGGAACGGCACGCCTTCACCGATTTCCTGGCCTATGTGGCCCGGCGGCGC comes from the Arthrobacter sp. CAN_C5 genome and includes:
- a CDS encoding DUF3817 domain-containing protein, with product MSPRILFRTVAVAEALTWAFLLLAMFLKYVTETTEALISPAGGIHGFVFLVFVVVTVFVWVNQRWSFKTGLLGLVSAIIPLASVVFDQTMERRGKLDGGWRLAPGADTPRGPIEQLQAWVLRKPFLAAAVTVVAVAVVFAALLVIGPPVPSS